AGTCCCGTCGTGCCCATGCGCAAAAAGCCGAAGCCCCAGAACACGAAGCTGAACACGAGCCCGCCGAGCGCGACGCCGCCGAGATACTGCGGTCCGTCGAGATGACCGGCGACGGCCGTATCGACCGCGCCGAGAATCGGCTGCGTGAGATTGGCAAGGACGATCGGAAACGCAAGCTTCAACACGCGCCCATGCCAGTGCATGGGCAGCGCGGTTTCGGTTTCCTCGGTCGCTTGGTCTTGCGGGGCGTTGTGCAAAGCGGTCGAACGCGTTCGTGCGCGCGTTTCGTTCGTATCGTGGGAAAGGCGCCATTGTCCGGACGCGAAGCGCGCCGCGCAACTTCGCCCGGCAGCCGATAATGCGCGTCATGAAAACATTCGCGCTGTATGTCGTCACGGCCATCGCGGAGATCGCGGGCTGCTACTTTCCGTATCGATGGCTCAAGACGGGCGGCTCGCCCTGGCTCGTCGTGCCCGGCGCACTGTCGCTCGCACTGTTCGCCTGGCTGCTGACACTTCACGACACCGCCGCCGGACGCATCTACGCGGCGTACGGCGGTGTGTATATCGGCGTGGCGATCGTCTGGCTATGGGCCGTCGATCGCATCCGGCCGACGGCGTGGGATCTCGCAGGCGCCGCGATCGCGCTTATCGGCATGGGCGTGATCGCGTTCCA
This portion of the Caballeronia insecticola genome encodes:
- a CDS encoding YnfA family protein translates to MKTFALYVVTAIAEIAGCYFPYRWLKTGGSPWLVVPGALSLALFAWLLTLHDTAAGRIYAAYGGVYIGVAIVWLWAVDRIRPTAWDLAGAAIALIGMGVIAFQPHV